DNA from Coffea arabica cultivar ET-39 chromosome 10c, Coffea Arabica ET-39 HiFi, whole genome shotgun sequence:
caaagaaattcaactaaaataaaaaactactaaaaattaaataacaaattactaaaatcaaatgagtgataattaaggatctagccaaggaataacttcagcaaaggtgcacctaattgatcatcgataagcaaaggcaattccaattatttactaataaataggttataactgccaaacaagcgatgacagtcaacccctccttactgtgtcggtgatcaaggtacgcccgttaatcactgttctaattgagaaataatcctaggtacgcccgtagaatttaattcctcaattgccttacgtattagaggagccctattctaaccaaataacgcactaccagggttattttagattagcccgcgtattcccctgacacaaatccaatcatgccagttatcactattttgagacaattaaacaattacggatttaacacctcaattgacaatagattattaaattaactaattatccggatccaagacaatcaattaattaaacaaccataagcactgcaatcagggaatatgcaaataccaataaataagagaaaaagataaaattaaatcgatctcacaagtTTTAGGCAATCCAAAGCATCCattgtcccttgactagagaAAGAAAATTAGTTCATAATTGATGAACTAAATCCGCCAGAAATTGTTGCAAAAGCTGCGGCCATCAATTGGGAAGCTGGGCGAATTCAATTCGTCTAttcaataaagaaagaaagctaCAAGAGTCCACTGAGTGTGTTCGCTTTTGCCCGACATTCGGAGAAGAGAAATTGAATAGGCAGAATCAAAGACATAAGCTAAGCTCCTCAGCAATCTTCCATGCGTAAGAAAAAGCTAACTAACAAAGACTAAGAAGAAAAGTCAACAACTGCGGCTAAGCTACAAGACGAAAAGCTCTCCAAAGAGAAATCAAAAGCTAAGCTTCCGTAGTGCTAGTCCTATGCTATTTCTATATTTCCTATCTCCTCTGCGGCGGCTCTCCTTCCGGAGAGGAAGAAGCCGACCCCTGCCTTCAGCCCTTCGTTGCTCCTTTTAATGCTTTTGTCTTCGGCAATTACTAAAATGGGCATAAGCTTGCCTTTGCCAACAATGCTCCTGGGGTGAGCTCTGTGCCTTAGACTCCTTTTTTGTCAAATTAgcacttgttatcatattttcggttTACTCCCTGGAATATATGCAAAACactaaaaatgagtagaatccagcaattaatccacatcgggtcaggtaataggaaaaattaataataaaataaatgataaaattacacCCTATCAAACGATAGCCAATTTTCTTGAGACGCCAAAGCCTGCCATTCCTTTGTTCTCCAAAAATGCCAGGCCCATAGCGGAATAATATTGTTCGTAAAAGCAAAGGCAGATGCAACCTGATGAAGATGATGGCAGGGAAACAGGCCACGATGGTGACGGGAATGTAAGCCCAGTTAAGCCTTGATTCAAGTGACAGTCCAATTGCCGTGCCGAACGATATCATCATTGTGACTACAGCAATACATAAGAAAATTAGACCCCTGACCAAAGTCTTGGGAAGTGCCTCCAGAAAATCATCTACTGTATTTCGCGAGGTTTGAATCGAAAGGAACCTAAGCAGAGAAACTGCAGAGCATATCATGGATAATGCGTTTGCTATGGAAAATGCAGCGAAAAGTCTTTTCCTCGCCAGTATTGGCATGCCCGTCTCACTATCATTGCCACCGGGTACGGTGATCATAGCAGCAAATGCAACTGTTGCGACCAGAGTAGTTACGACCATGCACGAGTTTGATGTATCCTTCATCCATTCCTTTGCATCCTTTAGCAAATCTTTGTGCTCATCGAAGAATAATTCTCGAGGAGTTTTTCCTTTGTCGTTCTTTCTTGTCCTTAACTCATAATAGACTATTGCTTCCACTGCCTGCATATAGTGAATTAAGGGATTAATCTAGGTTTAAGCGTCAACTTCATTTGCTAATACTAGGGAAATTAATTTATAGTGAAACAACGATCATAAcgcaaaatgagaaaattaaggATCTACAAAAGGCATTAATTTGGGTACACTGTTACACTATCTGGTTTTCATTTCTATTCCACTATATATTTTAAAGTGATAATTTTCCATTTAATTTATACTTACTAGTCCTCATTTGGACAACTATCATCCTAAAATATGGTGTAATGTTAGCCGTAACACCAAAAATAGaataaagaaaaatccaaaagtATGATGTGTGCTTCAAACGGCCGGGGTTGGTTAAGCAAAAAACTTACGTGGATGAGAAAGTAATCCACGATGTCGCAAAGACAGTTTAAACCGAATTACTACAACATTGCATTGTGTACCTCAAACCATTGCAATTCTCGCTGCATCTGAAATGCAGGACCGGGGACAGAATGGAGTTGAGGCATAGGAGCCAATTTTGCTGCCAAATGAAGGCAATTATTTTCCCCTTTATCGTTTAAATGGGCATAGGCCTTTGTGTTTTTTCCGATCAAAGTAACCATGAGATTGAATATCTCCACTCGACGATGCTCAATAGCTTCATGCAATAACAACCGTTTGGTAGTTTGGTCTGCATACCAAATTAGATCAGGAAAACGATTTAGACACTCTTGTACAAGTCGAAAAACTCCGTGCTCTGTGGCTAAGTGTAAGATTGGGGTATTGTCATTGGGGAAGAAGTATTCCTGAACAGAATTGTATCTTTTCTCTTCTATCTCCTCGCAGACAAAATCTACAAGTCTAAGTGCATGCAGGTGCCCTTTCTTTATTTCGGACAACTCCCTTACTCCTGCGGCAAACAGAAAGACAAGACAAGTCAGTATCCACAAGATTTACGTTTGCATTCTTTATTTCGGACAGCTCCCTTATTTCGAAACCTTACTTACAGAATAATGGTGTAGTATTTTTTCTTGATGTACTTTGAGTGCGATAACATGttggaaaagtgaaaaattgtTTGGAAAACCAACTTAGTGGTAAAAGAACTAATATCATTTACTGTTTCATTATTTTCCCCCAAAACAAATTAAAGTTATAAACAAAGATAAAGCAGACCCAAAACTTTAATACCTTTACTGAACTTGCTCAGAAATAGGAAGAATGAAACTGCTGTGCTTTTAGCAACATCTGCAGGTGAATGgaagtttttgtgttttgtttcCTCCGCATCAACTTGCACCACTAAAAGCAATGGAAAATTAGAATAACATCACACAAATTGGGAACTGATAAAATAAATCAAGATCGTACTCCATAGCAGTGCAGTTGATAGTCAGTACTAATAAATTCGAGTCATCTGAGAGGCAGAAGTCCTATATTTTTTAGATGGGTAAACATCTTTATTTTGTGCTTCCCATTAGGCATCCCACTTGGGGGAgaaatttttttacttaattaataATAGTTTTCAAGCacacaaaaataaaattggACCTAAAGTCCATAGCTTGGCTCCGTTATTGAAGAGTTGTTAATTAGTAGCAAGATATCAGTAAGGTATTGGTTTTCACTTCGCATTTATACATTTGCTAAATTCCATTACCTTGGAATCTAGAGAGGCAAAGGTAAGTCTTTTTTCGTCTTCGAAACACTTATTACATTTCAAACAGAAAGTCTAATTACTTTAAATAAAGGCAGATTCAAGTAGATATTTGTTTGTCAAagttaaataaagaaaaaaattttctagaatatataatatacaaatCAGAAAATCTCAGGATGAGGCTGTaagagaaaaatttttttttttttttgagagagtACTTACATGTATAGATCAATGATTTCCATAAAGAAAGTTTATGTCCATTCCGAAATGCTAAAGGCTGCATTGCAAGTACACGAAGTATGGacattttttcatgatttcgTTCAAAAACTAATCCAGGATATTTCTTGAGCGTACGCAAAGCTGTATCTGCAAAAGAAACCTATTATCATTAGCAAAGTTGGTTTAAAAGAACTTAATTTAGATATCAATTTTTGCAAAAGGTCCTTATTATTTCAGAGGCAAGGAAGGAAGTGGGGATATAGAAGGCAACCACCCCCAAACCCAAGTTTTAGAAATTTATAATGTTTTTTCCGTCTTCAAATTTGAAAGTTTTTAAGAATTTTGTCCATGAATTTACGTCTTTTGTCCCTCACACAAGCTTCTTACCAATATTTTGCGTTGATTTCATAAGCTTCAGGTCCTGTTGTTgctcctttatttatttatttattttgttcagTAAATTGTACTTATagatagacttttttttttcgatcttaagaaaagtaaagaaaacgtTCGATGGAATGGAATTTATCCTATATGGGCTTACCATAGGACCCCGAAGAAATGATTGCCACAATGAGATCAGCAGATGAATAACCCGTGAAGGGAAGACAAGGTTCTTTGTCCTCGGTAACTTGGTGGAgataatccaccattttcttGCCGTCTGATGGATGTCGCCATTTAGCAGCATAGTAGAGGGGAGTAAGGCGATAGGGGTCCCCAAGGTTAGGCAAATCTGAGTTCTTCTCCACCATTGCTTTGGCAGCCCCCACATCTGCAGCTAAGGCCACGTGATGAAGAGCAGTGCAGCCAAGTGTGTCTCTGTCTTCAAGCTGCTGCTCAGATAGGGTCTTCACCAACTCCACCACAAACTCCGACCGCCCACAGCTCGCCGCTACATGAAGGGCTGTCATGCCAAGGTTGGATATTTTTGTGgtctttgcattttcattccTGCGAAATATGGCTTTAGCatctttccattttcctttcattGCTGCTCTGTATAGTTCTGCGATATTGGCTGAATCAGCTTTAGTAATTTGCTGATCCGGATACTCCGGTCCTCCTGGACTTAATGCCTCCAAATTGGCGTCGTCTAGCAGATTCAGATGAATTCAGAAGGGACTCGTAATAAAAACACTAACCATAAGATTTCTAACCAT
Protein-coding regions in this window:
- the LOC113712071 gene encoding uncharacterized protein encodes the protein MAQNDKAEKLKILMEKNTEGGEIVREAESGKNIESGESSSKAETPAERVTKEEAHKIMAGKNIEPPAGLVTDEEMRKIMKIRNDANLEALSPGGPEYPDQQITKADSANIAELYRAAMKGKWKDAKAIFRRNENAKTTKISNLGMTALHVAASCGRSEFVVELVKTLSEQQLEDRDTLGCTALHHVALAADVGAAKAMVEKNSDLPNLGDPYRLTPLYYAAKWRHPSDGKKMVDYLHQVTEDKEPCLPFTGYSSADLIVAIISSGSYDTALRTLKKYPGLVFERNHEKMSILRVLAMQPLAFRNGHKLSLWKSLIYTLVQVDAEETKHKNFHSPADVAKSTAVSFFLFLSKFSKGVRELSEIKKGHLHALRLVDFVCEEIEEKRYNSVQEYFFPNDNTPILHLATEHGVFRLVQECLNRFPDLIWYADQTTKRLLLHEAIEHRRVEIFNLMVTLIGKNTKAYAHLNDKGENNCLHLAAKLAPMPQLHSVPGPAFQMQRELQWFEAVEAIVYYELRTRKNDKGKTPRELFFDEHKDLLKDAKEWMKDTSNSCMVVTTLVATVAFAAMITVPGGNDSETGMPILARKRLFAAFSIANALSMICSAVSLLRFLSIQTSRNTVDDFLEALPKTLVRGLIFLCIAVVTMMISFGTAIGLSLESRLNWAYIPVTIVACFPAIIFIRLHLPLLLRTILFRYGPGIFGEQRNGRLWRLKKIGYRLIGSLRHRAHPRSIVGKGKLMPILVIAEDKSIKRSNEGLKAGVGFFLSGRRAAAEEIGNIEIA